The genome window CAGCACATTCATTTAAATGCTCTTCAATTGCCTCTCTTTCCGTATGTGCCAACTCTTTATCCAAGTACAATGATAATTTCTCTAAAACGGTTTCACATTTCATTTTTTTCCCCCCCTTTCACTTTGTTTCGACCTGAAAAGGAAGCATTTTGTTCCTGTTGGGTTAATAGCTTCTCACGTAAATAACCTCTCCCCCTACTAATTCTAGATTTTACCGTACCTAATGAACATTCCATCAGTTCGGAAATTTCCTGATAGGAAAAACCTAAAACATCCCGTAAAACTACCGCCAAACGAAATTCCGGGGAAAGAGTACCTAACAATTCCCCCAAATCCTGTCGTAATTCCCTTTTTGTATATATAGCTTCCGGTCCAGGTTGTGAAGAAGGAATTTGTTTATGTACTTCACCATCATGAAGACTAATTTTTTCATCCAAAGAATCCACTGGCAAACGATAACGCTTTCGTAATTCATCTTTACACAAATTAGCGGTAATACGATAAAGCCATGTGGAGAAAGAAGCCTCACCCCGAAAGCCTTCTAAATATTTAAAAGCTCTAAAAAAGGCCTCTTGGGTCATATCTTGAGCATCCTCAACATTTCCCATCATCCGATAAGCAAAATTATAAATTTTATGTTCATAAAGGCTTACTAACTCCTCAAAAGCCTCTAAATCCTTTTTTTTACTTCGTTCTATTAAAAGTTGCTCACTATTCACTAACACCTGCCCCCTGTCAATGAACTGACCTTGTCCTGATTCTATCATATTTCTTTAAAAAAGTGGATAACCTGAAAGAAAGAGGGGAAAATACTATTGGAAAGGAGGCTAATTAGTCGACTTTTGTAAAAGGCGGTTAAATCTAAAAAAGGGAGGTTACAATGATGCCCGAAAACAAAAAAGGTAAACATTATCGTCAAAAAAATAATCAAAAAAAAGCTAGACAATATGGCGAAGAAATCGCCGAAGAATTATCCCAGGACAAACAAAATCTTTGGCAAACAACCACTAAAACAGAACAAAAATCAGATCAGTATCAGCGTGAAGTAGCCCAGGATTTCTTAACAGACCAAGGACGTTTCAGGGCTACCGTACCTGGTTTGGATGAAGAAACAAGTGAAGAGTTTGCCGCCGAAAGAAGAATGAACAAAAAGCAGAAAAAAAATAAGTAATAAACCGCCATAAATATACCCCAAAAGAGAAGGGCAGCTGCCCTTCTCTTTCATGTCCAAGCCTTTTAATTTCTTAATTACGTCCACTGAATTTTATCCGGTGGATTTATTGACAGTACCCCATATTTTTGTTACAATAAATCTTGCCTTGCAAACTAAATAAGCCGCGGTGGCGGAATCGGCAGACGCAGCAGACTCAAAATCTGCCGTACGTAAGTACGTGGGGGTTCAAGTCCCTTCCGCGGCACCAGTATATTCAGCAAATTTGCTTTTAACATAAAAAGCGGAGCTCAAGAGAGCCCGCTTTTTTATTGGAGATATGGACAAGTTTGGTCGGATATTTTCCCGGCTAGACTGCGGGTTAAATTTTTCACCCATGCACCAGACTTTAAGCGAGAAACACATAATATACATTTACAGATTTCTTCCACAATAGCTAAACCATAAACCATATATACCGGGAGTTGAAACAAAAAGGCTCCCATAATTGTCAGAGGTACCCCAATAATCCACATGGTAAAAGCCTCAATCAAAAGTGAGTATTTGGCATCACCACCACCGCGTAAAACTCCGACAATCAATACATGGTTCAAAACCCTAATAACAAAAGTAAAGGCAATAATGTAGCTAATAATTTGAGCTGCTTTTTTTACGCTAGAGGAAACAGTAAAGAAACTTAAAATAAGAGGTGTAGAAATTGCCAATAAACCTCCCAAACCAAAACCAACCATGATAGAGAGAAGGGCAAAATTACGGGCATAATTTTTACCTTTAATTTGATCACCAGCACCAATACTATTTCCTACCATTACCGCAGCCGCACTAGATAAACCACAAACGACCACTAAGAAAAGATTATTAATGGTATTGCAAATTTGAACTGTAGCCACAGCCTGTGTGCCCATCCGCCCATAAACCACCATATATACAAAACTAGCCAGTCCCCAACAAAGATCATTTAAAATAACAGGTAAAATGGTATGATAAGCCCTTTTAACAAATTTTAAAGAAAAATCGGTCAGTTCTCTAAAAGTAGCAGCCAAAACCGATTTACTACCATAAACCCAAATTAATAAACAGCACATTTCCATTACCCGAGCAATGACCGTAGCTATTGCCGCTCCTCTTACCCCCAAAACTGGTGCCCCGAATTTACCAAAAATTAAGAGGTAATTGAAAAAAGCATTAACTATCAAAGCAAAAGCACTAATAATCATTGGCTGCAAAGCTCTACCTATTGACCTAGAAGAATAACTATAGACAAGAGTGATCGCTATAAAAGGATAACTAATAAGAGCAATTCGCAAATAATCAATTCCCAATTGAATTACCAAAGGATCATCACTAAACAATAACATAATTTTATCGGGGTAAAGTAAACCAAAAAATATAAAAACAAGGGAAATAATAAGTGCGGAA of Clostridia bacterium contains these proteins:
- a CDS encoding sigma-70 family RNA polymerase sigma factor; this encodes MIESGQGQFIDRGQVLVNSEQLLIERSKKKDLEAFEELVSLYEHKIYNFAYRMMGNVEDAQDMTQEAFFRAFKYLEGFRGEASFSTWLYRITANLCKDELRKRYRLPVDSLDEKISLHDGEVHKQIPSSQPGPEAIYTKRELRQDLGELLGTLSPEFRLAVVLRDVLGFSYQEISELMECSLGTVKSRISRGRGYLREKLLTQQEQNASFSGRNKVKGGEKNEM
- a CDS encoding MATE family efflux transporter, which codes for MLIIAVPVTLQNFIVSFLNMIDTVMVGRLGETEIAAVGIANQYFFLFAVLLIGLSAGCNVFIAQFWGIKDKTNIQRIIGIGLGSALIISLVFIFFGLLYPDKIMLLFSDDPLVIQLGIDYLRIALISYPFIAITLVYSYSSRSIGRALQPMIISAFALIVNAFFNYLLIFGKFGAPVLGVRGAAIATVIARVMEMCCLLIWVYGSKSVLAATFRELTDFSLKFVKRAYHTILPVILNDLCWGLASFVYMVVYGRMGTQAVATVQICNTINNLFLVVVCGLSSAAAVMVGNSIGAGDQIKGKNYARNFALLSIMVGFGLGGLLAISTPLILSFFTVSSSVKKAAQIISYIIAFTFVIRVLNHVLIVGVLRGGGDAKYSLLIEAFTMWIIGVPLTIMGAFLFQLPVYMVYGLAIVEEICKCILCVSRLKSGAWVKNLTRSLAGKISDQTCPYLQ